TCTACACCCCCGTAAACGCTGCGGACGGCAGCGCCCGCACGTTCGACATTCTATCTCTGCGCGTTGCTACAGAGGGCAATGATTTGGCTGCGTCCAATATCGTCGTGCCGTTCAATGCCGCTCTGGCCTGCGCTGTAGACGATGTGACCGTGACGGTGGTGGAGGCATAATGGCCATATCCGACTATCTGGCGCTGATATCCTCGCAGCATCGGCATCGCCCCAAGTTTATGGCCGTGATGGAGGCCATTCTGGCACCGCTCTGCGGCATAGATAATGTGCTTCAGGAAATGCGGTGCGCATTCGATCTGGACAGCGCGGTGGGAGTGCAGCTGGATAAAACCGGCGAGTGGATCGGGCGTAGCCGCCGTCTGAGCGTGCCTCTGACGGATGTGTATTTTTCATGGGACGCCGACACCGTCGGGTGGGGACAGGGTGTCTGGAAAGGCCCGTATGACCCTGCATCCGGGATGGTGAGCCTGCCGGATGACGCCTACCGCAATCTCCTGCGGGCCAAGGTCGCCGCAAATGACTGGGACGGCACAATACCCGGAGCATACACCATTTGGGGAGCCGCCTTCGCTGCCACAGGCAGCATCATACTTATACAGGACAATCAGGATATGAGCATGGTTGTCGGCATTGCGGGCGTCCCCCCCGATGCAGTCATGTGCCAGTTGCTT
This region of Desulfovibrio psychrotolerans genomic DNA includes:
- a CDS encoding DUF2612 domain-containing protein, producing MAISDYLALISSQHRHRPKFMAVMEAILAPLCGIDNVLQEMRCAFDLDSAVGVQLDKTGEWIGRSRRLSVPLTDVYFSWDADTVGWGQGVWKGPYDPASGMVSLPDDAYRNLLRAKVAANDWDGTIPGAYTIWGAAFAATGSIILIQDNQDMSMVVGIAGVPPDAVMCQLLLQGYIPLKPQGVRVAYFAVTPSTDPDAAALFAWDCDSAGLAGWGTGNFPQILYPS